In Vicia villosa cultivar HV-30 ecotype Madison, WI unplaced genomic scaffold, Vvil1.0 ctg.000451F_1_1_3, whole genome shotgun sequence, the following proteins share a genomic window:
- the LOC131628408 gene encoding trihelix transcription factor DF1-like: MDISSGENIVPPSSVNGGGEDDDKMNMNMNGGGGGGNRWPRQETLALLKIRSDMDGVFRDSSLKGPLWEEVSRKLGELGYHRSSKKCKEKFENVYKYHKRTKEGRSGKSEGKTYRFFDELQALEKKITFSSTYPPKPLPNNTTLSLPPTILPNEATKTISHVTNITIPSTNPTTLISPSQPPPTPPPQLTNATTATNPNANNNVSYSLPNMNVNLFSTTTTSTSSSTASDEDLEEKYRKKRKWKDYFRRLTREVLAKQEDMQKRFLEAIDKREKEHMAQQDALRVQEMARINKEHELLVQERSTAAQKNAAVIAFLQKLSGQPPPQPQPQPPPPPPASSELSPTPVSQIQTQQLMIPNNNIVEIQNMNNGHQSACDVASPSRWPKSEVHALIRIRTSLEPKYQENGPKAPLWEDISAGMKRLGYNRNAKRCKEKWENINKYYKKMKESNKQRRDDSKTCPYFNELEALYKEKNKLQNPFGSNSFHSMKSSEMMEPLMVQPEQQWRPPTQYEEGHEVKKNTNNEEKQDDNGDVDDEEDDNMDDYEDGDSMEEDEGGVSSRYEVVTNKLPSMNT, translated from the exons ATGGATATTTCCTCCGGTGAGAATATCGTGCCGCCGTCGTCGGTGAACGGCGGCGGTGAGGATGATGATaagatgaatatgaatatgaacggtggtggtggtggaggaaATAGGTGGCCCCGCCAAGAAACATTGGCTCTCTTGAAGATAAGATCAGATATGGATGGTGTTTTTCGTGATTCAAGTCTTAAGGGTCCACTTTGGGAAGAAGTTTCAAG GAAACTAGGTGAACTTGGTTATCATAGAAGCTCAAAAAAGTGCAAAGAGAAATTTGAGAATGTATACAAGTACCATAAAAGAACCAAAGAAGGTAGAAGTGGAAAATCAGAAGGAAAAACATATAGATTCTTTGATGAGTTACAAGCACTTGAGAAAAAAATCACATTCTCTTCTACTTACCCTCCAAAACCACTTCCAAATAATACCACACTCTCATTACCACCAACAATATTGCCTAATGAAGCCACAAAAACAATATCACATGTTACCAATATTACTATTCCATCCACAAACCCTACCACACTTATTTCTCCTTCGCAACCACCGCCAACGCCACCACCACAATTAACCAATGCAACAACCGCGACCAACCCTAACGCCAACAACAATGTTTCATATTCTTTACCGAATATGAACGTGAACCTATTCTCAACCACGACCACCTCAACTTCTTCTTCCACGGCTTCTGACGAAGACTTGGAAGAGAAgtatagaaagaagagaaaatggaAAGACTATTTCAGGAGACTCACAAGAGAAGTGCTTGCGAAACAAGAggacatgcaaaagagattcttGGAAGCCATAGACAAGCGCGAAAAGGAACACATGGCTCAACAAGATGCTTTGAGAgttcaagaaatggctagaatcAATAAAGAGCATGAACTTCTTGTCCAAGAAAGATCAACAGCAGCTCAAAAGAACGCCGCGGTTATTGCTTTTCTCCAGAAATTGTCTGGACAACCACCACCACAACCACAACcacaaccaccaccaccaccaccagcaTCATCAGAGCTCTCTCCAACTCCGGTATCACAAATACAAACGCAACAACTAATGATACCAAACAACAACATTGTTGAGATTCAGAATATGAATAATGGTCACCAAAGTGCTTGTGATGTTGCTTCTCCATCAAGGTGGCCAAAAAGTGAAGTCCATGCTCTAATAAGGATAAGAACAAGTCTAGAACCAAAGTATCAAGAAAATGGTCCAAAAGCACCATTGTGGGAAGACATCTCAGCTGGAATGAAGAGACTTGGTTACAATAGGAATGCAAAAAGATGCAAAGAAAAGTGGGAGAATATCAACAAGTACtacaaaaaaatgaaagaaagtaACAAGCAAAGGCGCGACGATAGTAAAACATGTCCTTATTTTAACGAACTCGAAGCTCTTTACAAAGAAAAGAACAAGTTACAGAACCCTTTTGGTTCTAACTCGTTTCATAGCATGAAGTCAAGTGAAATGATGGAGCCATTGATGGTGCAACCTGAACAACAATGGAGACCTCCAACTCAATATGAAGAAGGTCATGAGGTGAAGAAGAATACCAACAACGAAGAAAAACAAGATGATAACGGTGATGTTGACGACGAAGAAGATGATAACATGGATGACTATGAAGATGGAGATAgcatggaagaagatgaaggaggtGTTAGTAGCCGTTATGAAGTTGTAACAAATAAACTTCCATCAATGAACACATGA